One Spiroplasma endosymbiont of Cantharis nigra DNA segment encodes these proteins:
- a CDS encoding FMN-dependent NADH-azoreductase: MAKKILVITGTVSPVEKSFSLALTNRFVKEYQTLNPQDEIIHLDLNNEQMAHKTLSRENFGTYFNEQDALKYINQLKEVDKVVISSPMNNFNVSALIKNYLDHILLADQTFSYKYVKQGDAKGLLEHLTVQILTTQGAPFGWYPWGNHTEFLKGTWEFVGAKVNQPILFAGTKIAPVSTTNPNDAMNAIADKIIEAAKKF, translated from the coding sequence ATGGCAAAAAAAATTTTAGTAATCACAGGTACAGTTAGTCCTGTTGAAAAATCATTTTCATTAGCTTTAACAAATCGTTTTGTTAAAGAATATCAAACATTAAACCCGCAAGATGAAATTATTCATTTAGATTTAAACAATGAGCAAATGGCTCATAAGACTCTTTCAAGAGAAAACTTTGGTACATATTTTAATGAGCAAGATGCTTTAAAATATATTAATCAGTTAAAAGAAGTTGATAAAGTTGTTATTTCAAGTCCAATGAATAACTTTAATGTTTCAGCTTTAATTAAAAATTACTTAGATCACATATTATTAGCAGATCAAACATTTTCATATAAATATGTTAAACAAGGAGATGCTAAAGGTCTATTAGAACATTTAACAGTACAAATTTTAACAACTCAAGGTGCACCATTTGGATGATATCCATGAGGAAATCACACTGAATTTTTAAAAGGAACTTGAGAGTTTGTTGGTGCAAAAGTTAATCAACCAATTCTGTTTGCAGGAACTAAAATAGCACCTGTTTCAACAACAAATCCAAATGATGCAATGAATGCAATTGCTGATAAAATTATTGAAGCTGCTAAAAAGTTTTAA
- a CDS encoding GMP reductase: MYAFDYEDIQLIPSMCVVKSRNECNTEVKLGKHTFKMPVMPANMASVINEQLCEMLAKNGYFYVMHRFNVDSYAFVKKMLKANLIASISVGVKQEDYDLIEKLAKDNIIPDYITIDIAHGHSISVKNMIEHIRKHMKKSTFIIAGNVGTPYAVRDLEFWGADATKVGVGPGKVCITKLKTGFGTGGWQLGAIKWCSKAAHKPIIADGGLRVNGDIAKSIRFGATMCMIGSLFAAHEESPGANVTVEGELFKEYYGSASEYNKGEKRYVEGKKELIKVRGKLMETYKEMQEDLQSSISYSGGTKLNDIKKVDYVILKTSNF, translated from the coding sequence ATGTACGCTTTTGACTATGAAGATATTCAACTAATACCAAGTATGTGTGTTGTTAAATCAAGAAATGAATGTAATACTGAAGTTAAACTTGGCAAACATACTTTTAAAATGCCTGTGATGCCTGCAAATATGGCATCAGTAATTAATGAACAATTATGTGAGATGTTAGCCAAAAATGGTTACTTTTATGTTATGCATCGTTTCAATGTTGACTCATATGCTTTTGTTAAAAAAATGCTTAAAGCTAATTTAATTGCATCAATTAGTGTGGGAGTTAAACAAGAAGATTATGACTTAATTGAAAAACTTGCTAAAGACAATATTATCCCTGATTATATTACAATTGATATTGCTCACGGCCATTCAATTAGTGTTAAAAATATGATTGAACATATCAGAAAACATATGAAAAAATCAACTTTCATTATTGCTGGAAATGTTGGAACACCCTATGCTGTTAGAGATTTAGAATTTTGAGGAGCTGATGCAACTAAAGTTGGAGTTGGTCCTGGAAAAGTTTGTATTACTAAATTAAAAACAGGATTTGGAACTGGTGGATGACAGTTGGGTGCTATTAAGTGATGTAGCAAAGCTGCTCACAAACCAATTATTGCTGATGGTGGTTTGCGTGTCAATGGTGATATTGCTAAATCAATTCGTTTTGGAGCTACAATGTGTATGATTGGAAGTTTATTTGCAGCTCATGAAGAATCACCTGGAGCTAATGTTACTGTTGAAGGTGAATTATTTAAAGAATATTATGGTAGTGCCAGTGAATATAATAAGGGTGAAAAAAGATATGTTGAAGGAAAAAAAGAATTAATTAAAGTAAGAGGAAAATTAATGGAAACTTACAAAGAAATGCAAGAAGATCTGCAATCATCAATATCATATTCTGGGGGAACTAAGCTTAATGATATTAAAAAAGTAGATTATGTAATTTTGAAAACAAGTAACTTCTAA
- the parC gene encoding DNA topoisomerase IV subunit A, which produces MSNNKEEKGIINFALEDLMGDRFGRYAKYIIQERALPDVRDGLKPVQRRILFTMNEINLTHDRAYKKSARVVGDVIGKYHPHGDTSVYDALVRMSQPWKLNIPLVDMHGNNGSIDGDSAAAMRYTETRLAKISSIILADLQKNTVLFAPNYDDSEREPTVLPGYFPNVLVNGATGIAAGYATNMPPHNSIEIIDAVIATIKNPKIKLSDISKIVKGPDFPTGGIVMGQEGIDSAFATGKGRVIVQSKIHREGDNLIIDEIPYEIIKQDLVKKMGDVVDANPHLEVKEVRDETDRTGLRIVIELSPKADYEITRKFLLKNTPLQISYNYNNVVIVEKQPKQLGIIDIITAYIKHYKEIFSRKTKFDLEKAQKRLEIIEGLIKAISILDEVIKIIRHSSNRSDAILNLIEKYQFSETQAIAIVDLRLYRLTSTDIVKLEEEKKELSSLIDGYKAILGDAKVLDQKVIEQLTATKKEFGVPRRSQVVSEIENIEVEIKKTIVQKDYTIWISQDGYLKAIEDSQLGKNSMEDFKRKPNDIWISQVPASSLDFILLVSSAGTYYSIPVYKIIPSKWKEIGMHINKVATISGNERILAAFVIKQFKNAKQEILLATKKGMIKRTPVEDLETKMFSKPFRIIKLQNGDELVSASLVTSKTKSATMLTRTGFAVRYDIAEIPSAGPNAKGVKSTVVKDEDIVAGKAFGNGDVLIITNKGNVKKIKQDHVPIMARPKRGVRLYPWNKKRDEFATFLYNIQTNDILNILDEEDNLIQLNVKNFKFADLEDVPEDLDMAEIITTTLEKSFIINNNDVPPTPKGGDDEEPKKVVNVKKQLAAKKTAVNKIEKSKNLNSEVEDEVIFDKVEDEVILNELKNEIVLDEVEDEIILDEVEDEIILDEVENEIVLDEVENEIVLDEVEDAVIFDEVEEEIILDEVEDEIILDEVEDEIILDEVEDEIILDEVEDEIILDEVEDEIILDEVEDEIILDEVEEEIISEEFQEEMIKESRESNESKKVSISDEETSELKLDLEDLI; this is translated from the coding sequence ATGTCAAATAATAAAGAAGAAAAAGGAATAATTAATTTCGCGCTTGAAGACTTAATGGGCGATCGATTTGGAAGATATGCTAAGTATATTATTCAAGAAAGAGCCTTACCTGATGTAAGAGATGGTTTAAAGCCAGTACAAAGACGTATTTTATTTACAATGAACGAAATAAATTTAACTCATGACAGAGCTTATAAAAAATCTGCTCGTGTGGTTGGAGATGTTATTGGTAAATATCACCCTCATGGAGATACATCTGTTTATGATGCTTTAGTTCGTATGAGTCAACCATGAAAATTAAATATTCCTTTAGTTGATATGCACGGTAATAATGGTTCTATCGATGGAGATAGTGCTGCTGCTATGCGTTATACTGAAACAAGACTTGCTAAAATATCAAGTATTATTTTAGCTGATTTGCAAAAAAATACAGTTCTTTTTGCACCAAACTATGATGATTCTGAAAGAGAACCAACAGTTTTGCCAGGATATTTTCCAAATGTCTTGGTAAATGGTGCTACAGGAATTGCTGCTGGTTATGCAACAAATATGCCTCCTCATAATAGTATTGAAATAATAGATGCAGTTATTGCAACTATTAAAAACCCCAAAATAAAATTAAGTGATATTTCAAAAATTGTTAAAGGACCAGACTTTCCAACAGGGGGAATTGTTATGGGTCAAGAAGGAATTGACTCTGCATTTGCAACTGGTAAAGGAAGAGTAATTGTTCAATCAAAAATTCATAGAGAAGGTGACAATCTTATTATTGATGAAATTCCTTATGAAATTATTAAACAAGATCTTGTTAAAAAAATGGGAGATGTTGTTGATGCAAATCCTCATTTAGAAGTAAAAGAAGTTCGTGATGAAACTGATAGAACTGGTTTAAGAATTGTAATTGAACTTTCTCCTAAAGCTGATTATGAAATTACAAGAAAATTTTTATTAAAAAATACTCCTTTACAAATTTCATATAACTATAATAATGTTGTTATTGTTGAAAAACAACCAAAACAGTTAGGAATAATTGATATTATTACTGCTTATATCAAGCATTACAAAGAAATTTTTTCAAGAAAAACTAAATTTGATTTAGAAAAAGCACAAAAAAGATTAGAAATTATTGAAGGTTTAATTAAAGCAATTTCAATTCTTGATGAAGTTATTAAGATAATCAGACATTCATCAAATAGAAGTGATGCGATTTTAAACTTAATTGAAAAATATCAATTTAGTGAGACTCAAGCAATAGCAATTGTTGATTTAAGACTATATAGATTAACTTCAACTGATATTGTTAAATTGGAAGAAGAGAAAAAAGAATTATCATCTTTAATTGATGGTTATAAAGCAATTTTAGGTGATGCTAAAGTTCTTGATCAAAAAGTAATCGAACAGTTGACAGCAACTAAAAAAGAATTTGGTGTTCCAAGAAGAAGTCAAGTTGTTAGTGAAATTGAAAATATTGAAGTTGAAATTAAAAAAACAATTGTTCAAAAGGACTACACAATTTGAATTTCACAAGACGGTTATTTAAAAGCAATTGAAGATTCTCAATTGGGAAAAAACTCAATGGAAGATTTCAAACGTAAACCAAATGATATTTGAATTTCACAAGTTCCAGCATCAAGTTTAGATTTTATTTTACTTGTATCAAGTGCAGGAACATATTATTCAATTCCTGTTTATAAAATTATTCCAAGTAAATGAAAAGAAATTGGAATGCATATAAATAAAGTTGCAACAATTTCTGGAAATGAAAGAATTCTTGCTGCATTTGTTATTAAACAATTTAAAAATGCAAAACAAGAAATACTTTTAGCAACTAAAAAGGGAATGATAAAACGTACACCAGTTGAAGATTTAGAAACTAAAATGTTTTCAAAACCTTTTAGAATTATTAAATTACAAAATGGAGATGAACTTGTATCAGCTTCACTTGTAACTTCAAAAACAAAATCTGCAACAATGTTAACAAGAACTGGTTTTGCTGTTAGATATGATATCGCTGAGATACCTTCAGCAGGTCCTAATGCAAAAGGAGTTAAGTCAACTGTAGTAAAAGATGAAGATATTGTTGCTGGTAAAGCATTTGGTAATGGTGATGTTTTAATCATTACAAATAAAGGAAATGTTAAAAAAATTAAGCAAGATCATGTTCCAATTATGGCGAGACCAAAAAGAGGAGTTAGATTATATCCTTGAAATAAAAAACGTGATGAATTTGCGACATTCTTATATAACATTCAAACAAATGATATTTTAAATATTTTAGATGAAGAAGATAATTTAATACAATTAAATGTTAAAAACTTTAAATTTGCTGACTTAGAAGATGTACCAGAAGATTTAGATATGGCTGAAATAATTACAACAACTTTAGAAAAATCATTCATTATTAATAATAATGATGTACCACCAACTCCAAAAGGTGGAGATGATGAAGAACCAAAGAAAGTTGTGAATGTAAAAAAGCAGTTAGCCGCTAAAAAAACAGCGGTTAATAAAATTGAAAAATCAAAAAATCTAAATAGTGAAGTTGAAGATGAAGTAATTTTTGATAAAGTTGAAGATGAAGTAATCCTTAATGAACTTAAAAATGAAATAGTTCTTGATGAAGTTGAAGATGAAATAATTCTTGATGAAGTTGAAGATGAAATAATTCTTGATGAAGTTGAAAATGAAATAGTTCTTGATGAAGTTGAAAATGAAATAGTTCTTGATGAAGTTGAAGATGCAGTAATTTTTGATGAAGTTGAAGAAGAAATAATTCTTGATGAAGTTGAAGATGAAATAATTCTTGATGAAGTTGAAGATGAAATAATTCTTGATGAAGTTGAAGATGAAATAATTCTTGATGAAGTTGAAGATGAAATAATTCTTGATGAAGTTGAAGATGAAATAATTCTTGATGAAGTTGAAGATGAAATAATTCTTGATGAAGTTGAAGAAGAAATAATATCTGAAGAGTTTCAAGAAGAAATGATCAAGGAATCAAGAGAATCTAATGAAAGTAAAAAAGTAAGTATTAGTGATGAAGAAACTAGTGAACTTAAATTAGATTTAGAAGACTTAATTTAG
- the parE gene encoding DNA topoisomerase IV subunit B, whose protein sequence is MAENNNNLSYTEDSIQILEGLEAVRKRPGMYIGSTDSRGLHHLVWEIVDNSIDEALAGVCSEINVSIEKDGSVTVKDNGRGVPIGSYKGTSQSTPEIIFSVLHAGGKFGGDGYKTSGGLHGVGSSVVNALSSKFKVIIHRDGLISQIKFAHGGKLVDQLKQTGTSKQTGTIVNFLPDETMFSTTKFSFSTISERLKESALLNSGLKLTLKDNRSDKYVEYLYENGLTEFVNELRGDQKALCSPIMLKGSEQNIDVEIALTYTTDFSETVLGFANNVKTSDGGTHLTGFRTGMVKALNEYGKTQSILKEKDKKLDSSDIKEGLIAIVTVKIPESLIQYEGQTKGKLGTSEAKYACEKVTEEHFSFWLQENKTIAISIIEKALLARRAKEEARKARQAVRDQKSKSKSRTMLGKLTPAQGKNKQENELYLVEGDSAGGSAKSGRDRKFQAILPLRGKVINAEKTKLIDLLKNEEITTIINAIGAGIGSDFDISDINYGKIILMTDADTDGAHIQTLLLTFFYRYMKELIINKNIYIAMPPLFKVTTGSNKKDFMYLWTEEELASHMKKTKAKIEIQRYKGLGEMNADQLWETTMDPEHRKLIQVTINDALAAENSFRTLMGDNSEKRKEWIEENVKFTLEENTEFI, encoded by the coding sequence ATGGCTGAAAACAATAATAATTTATCGTATACAGAAGATAGTATTCAAATATTAGAAGGTTTAGAAGCAGTTAGAAAAAGACCTGGTATGTATATTGGTTCAACTGATTCAAGGGGTTTACATCATTTAGTTTGGGAAATAGTTGATAACTCAATTGATGAGGCTCTTGCTGGAGTGTGTAGTGAAATTAACGTTTCAATTGAAAAAGACGGTTCAGTGACAGTAAAAGATAATGGTAGAGGGGTTCCAATAGGAAGTTATAAAGGAACAAGTCAATCAACACCAGAAATTATTTTCTCAGTATTACATGCTGGGGGAAAATTTGGTGGTGATGGTTATAAAACTTCTGGAGGATTGCACGGAGTTGGTTCATCAGTTGTTAATGCACTATCATCTAAATTTAAAGTAATTATTCACAGAGATGGACTTATATCACAAATTAAGTTTGCTCATGGGGGAAAATTAGTTGATCAGTTAAAACAAACTGGAACTTCAAAACAAACTGGAACAATTGTTAACTTTTTACCAGATGAAACAATGTTTTCAACAACAAAGTTTTCATTTTCAACAATTAGTGAAAGATTAAAAGAATCAGCGCTTTTAAATTCTGGACTTAAATTAACTTTAAAAGATAATAGAAGTGATAAGTATGTTGAATATCTATATGAAAATGGATTAACAGAATTTGTTAATGAACTAAGAGGTGATCAAAAAGCTTTATGCTCACCAATTATGTTAAAAGGTAGTGAACAAAATATTGATGTAGAAATTGCTTTAACTTATACAACTGATTTTTCAGAAACAGTATTAGGATTTGCCAACAATGTTAAAACAAGTGATGGAGGAACTCATTTAACTGGTTTTAGAACAGGAATGGTTAAAGCCTTAAATGAATATGGTAAAACTCAAAGTATTTTGAAAGAAAAAGATAAAAAATTAGATTCATCAGATATTAAAGAAGGTTTAATAGCAATTGTAACTGTAAAAATTCCAGAAAGTTTAATTCAATATGAAGGTCAAACAAAGGGAAAATTAGGAACAAGTGAAGCTAAGTATGCTTGTGAAAAAGTAACTGAAGAGCACTTTAGTTTTTGATTGCAAGAGAATAAAACAATTGCTATTTCAATTATTGAAAAAGCATTATTGGCTCGAAGAGCAAAAGAAGAAGCAAGAAAAGCAAGACAAGCAGTTAGAGATCAGAAATCAAAATCAAAATCAAGAACAATGCTTGGGAAATTAACTCCAGCACAAGGAAAAAATAAACAAGAAAATGAATTATATTTAGTTGAAGGGGATTCAGCTGGAGGAAGTGCAAAATCTGGAAGAGATAGAAAATTTCAAGCTATCTTACCATTAAGAGGTAAGGTCATAAATGCTGAAAAAACAAAATTAATTGATTTGCTTAAAAATGAAGAAATAACAACAATAATTAATGCAATTGGTGCTGGTATTGGAAGTGATTTTGATATTAGTGATATCAATTATGGAAAAATAATTTTAATGACAGATGCTGACACCGATGGTGCTCATATTCAAACTTTATTGCTAACTTTCTTTTATCGCTATATGAAAGAATTGATTATCAATAAAAACATTTACATCGCAATGCCTCCATTGTTTAAGGTCACAACAGGTTCAAATAAAAAGGACTTTATGTATCTATGAACAGAAGAAGAATTAGCAAGTCATATGAAAAAAACTAAAGCTAAAATTGAGATTCAAAGGTACAAAGGGTTAGGAGAAATGAATGCTGATCAACTTTGAGAAACAACAATGGATCCAGAACATAGAAAATTAATACAAGTAACAATTAATGATGCACTAGCTGCTGAAAATTCTTTTAGAACTCTAATGGGTGATAATTCTGAAAAAAGAAAAGAATGAATTGAAGAAAATGTTAAATTTACACTTGAAGAAAATACGGAATTTATTTAG
- the udk gene encoding uridine kinase yields MKKVTIIIVAGGSASGKTTVAQTIANEIFMNKPVTHLTMDSYYKDFSDLTFEEKQLVNFDHPSSLDIDLLCKHLDDLKQFKAIETPVYDFKTHSQSGEFIKVKPSNVVILDGILALHIEEIRKRGDIKIFIRTDDDIRFIRRLMRDVNERGRKLDDITNQYLNTVRPMYKFFVEPSIEHADLIIPYYEGNNIAIDLVAAKISSLLKK; encoded by the coding sequence ATGAAAAAAGTCACAATAATTATTGTAGCAGGGGGTAGTGCTAGTGGAAAAACTACTGTAGCACAAACTATTGCCAATGAAATCTTTATGAACAAGCCTGTAACGCATTTAACAATGGACAGTTACTATAAAGATTTTAGTGATTTAACCTTTGAAGAAAAGCAATTAGTAAATTTTGATCATCCAAGTTCATTAGACATCGACTTGCTTTGTAAACATTTAGATGATTTAAAACAGTTTAAAGCAATTGAAACACCAGTTTATGATTTTAAAACTCACTCACAAAGTGGTGAGTTTATTAAAGTAAAACCTTCAAATGTAGTTATTTTAGATGGTATATTAGCATTACATATTGAAGAAATTCGCAAAAGAGGTGATATCAAAATTTTTATTAGAACAGATGATGATATTCGCTTTATTAGAAGACTTATGCGAGATGTCAATGAACGTGGAAGAAAACTAGATGACATTACAAATCAATATTTAAATACTGTAAGACCTATGTATAAATTTTTTGTAGAGCCTTCAATTGAACATGCTGATTTAATAATTCCTTATTATGAGGGTAATAATATTGCAATTGATTTAGTAGCTGCAAAAATTAGCAGTTTATTGAAAAAGTAA
- a CDS encoding AAA family ATPase — protein MKQYKGKVSKFIFKSDNGYAIAIFVLFSDEKKSIVITGPIGMMKIGIIYEVSGEEVDDTKRNQKSLSIKSFSQVKTFDQDGLIKYLSSPIFPTVGKNLAKNIVEYFKDDVFAKIMNNKAELFNIKDMTQAKAEIIYDVVISKFGDTKILDIFVENNLKIEFLNLLQKEEEDINFIEQILREDFYSYANEKGMQPFYEVDRVCTTFGMEENDEKRVSWFANEFVKEILFKEGNTFTDINQLFKKMKTHFNLSDEEIKNKLLYAKNQKIIYFKNQKIYTKESYEDEQFIAKELFDLLNRTNYLKKEFNFEEKLEEVENFISTRSGIKNFKYNNEQVEAIKNFMENDISIITGGPGTGKTTVITGIVKMYELVYNDNNFALTAPTGRAAGKIKDDSGYKTSTIHRLLQYSGNDIFEANESKPIFKNLVVIDECSMIDNHLFASLLRGVKGIKKMLLVGDVEQLPSVSYGNLYEDLIVSNYFKTTRLIKNNRQLNSEGEINSIIELSDAIKNETINNFNFENTSNVKFTFSKDYDHVVNILKETYSNLNPTNIEDQLNDLQIIAPMYKENLGIDNLNSIIQSLVNPSKSKAYKRYDLEFRVNDKVMYIENDPIYELSNGDVGYIKELNFIGDKLKTAKIVFNEREIEMGLSSFQKVKLSYACSIHKTQGSEYKNTIIILDGNNRNSNFILNKKMLYTAITRAKQNLFIISDQLLFIKACNRNPKPRLTTLKEAIMLLKEQ, from the coding sequence ATGAAACAATACAAAGGTAAAGTGTCAAAATTTATTTTTAAATCAGATAATGGCTATGCGATAGCAATTTTTGTTTTGTTTAGCGATGAAAAAAAATCAATTGTAATAACAGGACCAATTGGCATGATGAAAATTGGTATTATTTATGAAGTTAGTGGAGAAGAAGTTGATGATACAAAAAGAAATCAAAAAAGTTTATCAATAAAAAGTTTTAGTCAAGTCAAAACTTTTGATCAAGATGGTTTAATTAAGTATCTAAGTTCACCAATTTTTCCAACAGTTGGTAAAAATTTAGCAAAAAATATTGTTGAATATTTTAAAGATGATGTTTTTGCAAAAATAATGAATAATAAAGCTGAGTTATTTAATATAAAAGATATGACACAAGCAAAAGCAGAAATAATTTATGATGTAGTCATTTCAAAATTTGGTGATACAAAAATTTTGGATATATTTGTGGAAAATAATTTAAAAATAGAATTTTTAAATTTATTGCAAAAGGAAGAAGAAGATATTAATTTTATTGAACAAATTTTAAGAGAAGATTTTTATAGTTATGCAAATGAAAAAGGAATGCAACCATTTTATGAAGTTGACAGAGTCTGTACAACTTTTGGTATGGAAGAAAATGATGAAAAAAGAGTTTCTTGATTTGCAAATGAGTTTGTAAAAGAAATTCTTTTTAAAGAGGGTAATACTTTTACTGATATAAATCAGCTGTTTAAAAAAATGAAAACACATTTTAATTTAAGTGATGAAGAAATTAAAAACAAACTTCTTTATGCAAAAAATCAAAAAATTATTTATTTTAAAAATCAAAAAATATATACTAAAGAGAGTTATGAAGATGAACAATTTATTGCAAAAGAATTATTTGACTTGTTAAATAGAACTAACTATTTAAAAAAAGAATTTAACTTTGAAGAAAAATTAGAGGAAGTTGAAAATTTTATTTCTACTAGAAGTGGAATTAAAAATTTTAAATATAATAACGAACAAGTAGAAGCAATTAAAAATTTTATGGAAAATGATATTTCAATAATAACAGGAGGACCTGGGACTGGTAAGACAACAGTTATTACTGGAATTGTAAAAATGTATGAACTAGTCTATAACGATAATAATTTTGCGCTAACTGCGCCAACTGGTAGAGCAGCTGGAAAAATAAAAGATGACTCAGGATACAAAACTTCAACAATTCATAGATTATTGCAATATTCTGGTAATGATATTTTTGAAGCAAATGAATCTAAACCAATATTTAAAAACTTAGTTGTTATTGATGAATGTTCAATGATAGATAATCATTTATTTGCTTCGCTTTTAAGAGGAGTAAAGGGTATTAAAAAAATGCTATTAGTAGGAGATGTTGAACAACTACCAAGTGTTAGTTATGGTAATCTTTATGAAGATTTAATTGTTAGCAATTATTTTAAAACAACAAGACTTATTAAAAATAATCGACAATTAAATAGTGAAGGAGAGATTAATTCTATTATTGAACTTTCAGATGCAATTAAAAATGAAACTATTAATAATTTTAATTTTGAAAATACTTCAAATGTTAAGTTCACTTTTTCAAAGGACTATGATCATGTTGTCAATATTTTAAAAGAGACCTATAGTAATTTAAATCCAACAAATATTGAAGATCAATTAAATGATTTACAAATTATTGCTCCAATGTATAAAGAAAATTTAGGTATTGATAATTTAAATAGCATTATTCAAAGTTTAGTTAATCCTTCAAAATCAAAAGCTTATAAAAGATATGATTTAGAGTTTAGAGTAAATGATAAAGTTATGTATATTGAAAATGACCCAATCTATGAACTTTCAAATGGAGATGTAGGTTATATTAAAGAATTAAATTTCATTGGTGATAAATTAAAAACTGCAAAGATAGTTTTTAACGAAAGAGAAATAGAAATGGGATTAAGTTCATTTCAAAAAGTTAAATTGAGTTATGCTTGTTCAATTCATAAAACTCAAGGAAGCGAATATAAAAATACAATTATTATTTTAGATGGAAATAATAGAAACTCTAATTTTATACTTAATAAGAAAATGTTGTATACTGCTATTACCAGAGCAAAACAAAATTTGTTTATAATTTCAGATCAGTTACTCTTTATAAAAGCTTGTAATAGGAACCCAAAACCAAGATTAACTACTTTAAAAGAAGCAATTATGTTATTAAAAGAGCAATAA